One Obesumbacterium proteus DNA window includes the following coding sequences:
- a CDS encoding MalY/PatB family protein: protein MTFNFDEWVDRSHSDSQKWNKYANKDIIPMWVADTDFRSPSAVIDALQKRVAEGVFGYGDPSQELVSIFIERMRNLYQWDVKPEWLVFLPGMVCGLNLSVRAFTDPQQHTLAPFPIYPPFVKSSCFAHRQQLSIPVKLRDQRWVMDLDSAEQQLTGNEKLMMLCNPHNPGGTVYTREELEAQLAFAQRHDLVICSDEIHCDLLLEPGVKHIPIASLSDDAAQRSITLMAPSKTYNIAGLGATIAIIPNKNLRDRFNTERAGLVPNVDILAYVAAEAAYRDGQAWLDAQLDYLRGNRDLLVKRINAMKGLSTVNLAATYLAWVDASELPVDNPHAFFEQAGVGLSPGADFGDAKFVRINFGCHRDLLNKALDRMENAINAL, encoded by the coding sequence ATGACATTCAATTTTGATGAATGGGTCGACAGAAGTCACAGTGATAGCCAGAAATGGAACAAATATGCGAACAAAGACATCATTCCGATGTGGGTCGCTGATACCGATTTCCGTTCCCCTTCAGCCGTTATTGATGCCCTGCAAAAGCGTGTTGCTGAGGGTGTATTTGGCTACGGCGATCCATCACAAGAATTGGTGAGTATATTTATTGAGCGCATGCGCAATTTATATCAGTGGGATGTAAAACCTGAATGGTTAGTCTTTTTGCCGGGTATGGTTTGTGGCTTGAATCTCAGCGTTCGCGCCTTTACCGATCCTCAGCAGCACACGCTGGCCCCCTTCCCAATCTATCCACCGTTTGTTAAATCATCCTGCTTTGCCCATCGTCAACAGCTGTCAATTCCGGTGAAGCTACGCGATCAACGCTGGGTCATGGATTTAGACAGCGCTGAGCAACAGCTCACCGGCAATGAAAAATTGATGATGCTGTGCAACCCGCATAACCCAGGCGGCACGGTTTATACACGTGAAGAACTTGAAGCACAGCTCGCCTTTGCCCAGCGCCACGATCTCGTTATTTGTTCTGATGAAATTCATTGCGATCTGCTGCTAGAGCCCGGCGTAAAACATATTCCTATCGCCTCTCTGAGCGACGATGCCGCCCAGCGCAGCATCACGCTGATGGCACCATCAAAAACCTATAATATTGCCGGACTCGGCGCGACGATTGCCATTATCCCGAATAAAAACCTACGCGACCGTTTCAACACAGAACGCGCAGGGCTAGTTCCTAATGTGGATATTCTGGCTTACGTTGCCGCTGAAGCAGCCTACCGTGATGGGCAGGCGTGGCTTGACGCACAGCTTGATTATCTTCGAGGCAACCGCGACCTGCTGGTAAAACGTATCAATGCGATGAAAGGTCTGTCTACGGTTAATCTCGCTGCCACCTATTTGGCGTGGGTGGATGCATCCGAACTGCCTGTTGATAATCCACATGCCTTCTTCGAGCAGGCCGGTGTCGGTCTGTCACCGGGTGCGGATTTCGGTGATGCTAAATTTGTACGCATCAATTTTGGCTGCCATCGTGACCTGCTGAACAAAGCGCTCGACCGCATGGAAAATGCCATCAACGCGCTGTAA
- a CDS encoding VOC family protein, translated as MTFLAEIETLRDLDADLDRFTTLLQGFADKLELDLSAFSADHISLRCHQNATADRWRAGFEICGSLLSENMINGRPICLFDLSEPLRVGPWLIDCVELPYPGEKRYPHEGWEHVELVIGGDPATLHPRALELLSDSALLAPGIKLKFSSPKGEQERLPNPTLAVTDGEVTIKFHPHSIREIVASEQQ; from the coding sequence ATGACATTTTTGGCAGAGATTGAAACACTGCGCGATTTAGATGCAGATCTGGATCGTTTTACCACGCTGCTACAGGGATTTGCTGACAAGCTTGAGCTCGATTTATCGGCATTCAGCGCGGACCATATCTCTTTGCGTTGTCACCAGAATGCCACGGCCGATCGTTGGCGAGCGGGGTTTGAAATCTGTGGTTCTTTGCTGTCGGAAAATATGATTAACGGGCGGCCTATTTGTTTATTCGATCTCAGCGAACCGCTTCGAGTCGGCCCGTGGCTGATTGACTGCGTGGAACTGCCTTATCCGGGTGAGAAACGTTATCCGCACGAAGGTTGGGAGCACGTTGAGTTGGTGATTGGCGGCGACCCGGCAACGTTGCATCCACGCGCCCTAGAGTTACTGTCAGACTCGGCACTGCTGGCACCGGGCATCAAGTTGAAATTCAGCAGTCCCAAAGGGGAGCAAGAACGTTTGCCAAACCCGACGTTGGCGGTCACCGACGGTGAGGTGACGATAAAATTCCATCCTCACTCTATTCGTGAAATTGTGGCGAGCGAACAGCAGTAA
- the argS gene encoding arginine--tRNA ligase translates to MNIQALLSDKVTQALVAAGAPADSEALVRQSAKAQFGDYQANGVMGAAKKLGIAPRQLAEQVLTHLELDGIANKVEIAGPGFINIFLDPAWLAKQVEAALADERLGVAPVKPQTIVVDYSAPNVAKEMHVGHLRSTIIGDASVRTLEFLGHNVIRANHVGDWGTQFGMLIAYLEKMQNEHANEMDLSDLEAFYREAKKHYDEDAAFAERARAYVVKLQGGDEYCREMWRKLVDITMSQNQKNYQRLNVTLTKDDVMGESLYNSMLPGIVADLKAKGLAVESEGATVVFLDEYKNKDGEPMGVIIQKKDGGYLYTTTDIACAKYRYETLGADRVLYYIDSRQHQHLMQAWTIVRKAGYVPDSVSLEHHMFGMMLGKDGKPFKTRSGGTIKLSDLLDEAVERAGKLIAEKNPDLSSEELAKLVDVVGIGAVKYADLSKSRTTDYIFDWDNMLAFEGNTAPYMQYAYTRVSSVFKRAGIDEKSLTGDIVLAEDREKALAARLIQFEETITQVAREGTPHVMCTYLYDLAGLFSSFYEACPILTAESEEQRNSRLKLAALTARTLKTGLDTLGIETVERM, encoded by the coding sequence GTGAATATTCAGGCACTTCTTTCAGATAAAGTCACCCAAGCTCTGGTGGCTGCAGGCGCTCCTGCTGACAGCGAAGCTCTTGTCCGTCAATCCGCGAAAGCGCAATTCGGCGACTATCAGGCCAATGGCGTCATGGGCGCGGCCAAGAAACTGGGTATTGCTCCACGACAACTGGCAGAGCAGGTGCTGACCCATCTTGAGCTAGACGGTATCGCGAACAAAGTTGAAATCGCGGGTCCGGGTTTTATTAATATCTTCTTAGATCCTGCATGGCTGGCAAAACAGGTTGAAGCCGCGTTGGCAGACGAACGTTTAGGTGTTGCTCCGGTGAAACCACAAACTATCGTGGTTGACTATTCTGCGCCAAACGTCGCCAAAGAGATGCACGTCGGTCATTTGCGCTCCACCATCATCGGTGATGCATCCGTCCGTACCTTGGAATTCCTCGGTCACAACGTCATTCGTGCTAACCACGTCGGCGACTGGGGTACCCAGTTCGGTATGCTGATCGCCTATCTGGAAAAAATGCAGAACGAGCACGCGAATGAAATGGATCTTTCCGATCTGGAAGCCTTCTATCGCGAAGCGAAAAAGCATTACGACGAAGATGCTGCGTTTGCTGAGCGTGCACGTGCCTATGTGGTTAAACTGCAAGGCGGCGACGAATACTGCCGCGAAATGTGGCGCAAACTGGTCGACATCACCATGTCGCAAAACCAGAAAAACTATCAGCGTCTGAACGTCACCTTAACCAAAGACGACGTCATGGGTGAAAGCCTGTACAACAGCATGCTGCCTGGCATCGTTGCAGATTTGAAAGCCAAAGGTTTAGCAGTAGAAAGCGAAGGCGCTACCGTTGTATTCCTCGACGAATACAAAAACAAAGACGGCGAACCTATGGGCGTCATCATCCAGAAAAAGGATGGCGGCTACCTGTACACCACTACCGATATCGCCTGTGCCAAATACCGTTACGAAACGCTGGGTGCCGATCGCGTGCTGTACTACATCGATTCCCGTCAGCACCAGCACTTGATGCAGGCATGGACTATCGTTCGTAAAGCGGGCTACGTACCAGACTCTGTTAGCCTTGAGCATCACATGTTCGGCATGATGTTAGGCAAAGACGGCAAGCCATTCAAAACCCGTTCAGGCGGCACCATTAAACTGTCTGACCTGTTGGACGAAGCGGTTGAACGCGCAGGCAAACTGATCGCAGAGAAAAACCCAGATTTAAGCAGCGAAGAGTTGGCCAAGTTGGTTGACGTTGTTGGCATTGGCGCCGTGAAATACGCGGATCTGTCAAAAAGCCGTACCACGGATTACATCTTCGACTGGGACAACATGCTGGCGTTCGAAGGCAACACCGCGCCATATATGCAATACGCCTATACGCGTGTGTCTTCCGTATTCAAACGCGCCGGTATTGATGAAAAATCGCTGACCGGTGATATCGTCCTGGCGGAAGATCGCGAAAAAGCGTTGGCGGCTCGCCTGATTCAGTTTGAAGAAACCATTACTCAGGTGGCTCGTGAAGGCACTCCGCACGTCATGTGTACCTACCTGTATGACTTAGCG